From Topomyia yanbarensis strain Yona2022 chromosome 1, ASM3024719v1, whole genome shotgun sequence, one genomic window encodes:
- the LOC131676116 gene encoding coiled-coil domain-containing protein 1-like has protein sequence MALNLDEVDSEVKDVFDVKVEVDDEVKNEVYDEVDGEIEDVIETVVETVVENVVVDKVEDDIEDEVKDKIEIEDKIDYKAEDAVEDKVKVEVDDEGEDEVADVVDDEDEVEDVEDEFEDKFEDDVKDQVEDEDKIDNEAEGADEVDDEVEDVVEKVVKDEIEDLVEDDIED, from the exons ATGGCGCTGAACCTG GACGAGGTTGATAGCGAGGTCAAGGACGTGTTCGATGTCAAGGTCGAAGTCGATGACGAGGTCAAGAACGAGGTCTACGACGAGGTTGATGGCGAGATCGAGGACGTGATCGAAACCGTGGTCGAGACCGTGGTTGAGAACGTTGTCGTGGACAAGGTAGAGGATGATATCGAGGACGAAGTCAAAGACAAGATCGAGATTGAGGACAAGATCGATTATAAGGCTGAGGATGCGGTCGAGGACAAGGTCAAAGTCGAGGTCGATGACGAGGGAGAAGACGAGGTCGCGGACGTGGTTGACGACGAGGATGAGGTCGAGGAT GTCGAGGACGAGTTCGAGGACAAGTTCGAGGACGATGTCAAAGACCAGGTAGAGGATGAGGATAAGATCGATAATGAGGCCGAGGGTGCGGACGAGGTCGATGACGAGGTCGAAGATGTGGTTGAGAAGGTAGTCAAGGACGAAATCGAAGATTTGGTGGAAGATGATATTGAGGACTAG